A stretch of DNA from Phaenicophaeus curvirostris isolate KB17595 chromosome 21, BPBGC_Pcur_1.0, whole genome shotgun sequence:
TGTTCTTTGAAGAGAATACTTGCAGTCAAGTAAAGTACCATAGCAAGAGGAAATTGCAATTAAAACTTGCAGTCTGGTGGCCTCCTACCTGAATATCCTGGGGCTCGAGTGTGAACCAGCTCAGGGGATACTTCTGGGCTTTCATCATCTCAACTGGGACAACAAATTCATTGTCAAGGTGGAATACATCCGGCCCAGTGAAGCTAACATTGAACTTGGTCCTCCAAAACCCTATCAAAATACAAGTTTAGAAATCCAAGAAGTTAAATTTGGATAGGAAAACTGAGACTGCCTCACTGATGCTCCTCCTATCATGAGTTCACTATCAAGCAGATAATGACCAGGCaagcagaaatacagcaaaGAGAAGTCAGTACCAAGAGCCCTAACAGCAGGAAGCTCTTATCTTCCAGAGAGGGACTATGGAGTAACAAAGAGAACGAGAATCCTTGTGCCTCAGTGTGGGAGATTACTGAAGGCTATGAAGATAAAGTATGGATGTTTACACTTTGAAACATGAAAAGCATCGCCTTCGTGCTGTGTAGGGTGAAACAGCGCTCCAAGACCAAGCTAAAACATTCGTAGATTCACACTGGAAGTGTTTGGCTTGCGTTTGCATGAAGAACCATCAGGGaatgaaaaaaggaggatgTGCCTGACCCCTATGTTGCAGTcagaaggaaatgcacaggcGCTGCCTCTGAGCTCTGTGGTTGGGGTGGACTGAGTTGCATGTGCCCTGGGTAAGATCAGCGGTGATGGGATCCCGAACCAGGAGGCAAAAATACCCACACGCTGTGTTCTGTATCTGCTGTCAAGTAACCTTTTTAACACACGTGAAACAGTTACTGTAAAGAAATTGAAGCAAGAGGAACAGCAGATGTATGAGAAAAGACCAAGCAGATTTACTAGCAGGAAGGAATGAGGAGATGCCATTCAGCTAAAGCACATGCAGAAAATGAGGAGATTTCTAACTATTCCTCTTGAAAAGTAAGGCCTGTGGAGCTCACCGTGGAAATGGATTGCATTGAGCAAGAGCATCACTGTgctggcagggagctgctgtAGGAAGGTGGGTATTTGCCCATGAGTCGCTTCCTTTACCCACTTGTTTATGGCCACAAGGTCATCCTCGCTgatcccagaaagggtcatgggcTTTGCTGCGTAGAATTTCTCTGAATCTTCCAGGAACTTCTCTTTCACCTCAAATCCTGGCAGAGAGGAAGAATTCTACATGAAGTCATCAGGtgttgaaaaaaattatgcttaGTGGCTCAGCTAGTGGCACGACCCTGCTCCAGGAGGAGCGCTTGGAGAAACGGAGATGAGTGGGGTTCCATCACTCTCTGTCATCGGGAGTTTTATTCTACACCAGCACAGACCCTCCCGTGCCAGCACTCACCTTTCTGCAGGTACAGACGTGATGCAAGGCTGAGGGTGGATTCTGTGAGCCTTCTGCGAAGGGTGCCAAGCATGTGGTGGAGACAGGGCACCGACTCCAGATGCATCACCTCCAGCAAACGCTTCTCTGTCTGGTTTTCTGCTCCTAAAAAGCAAAGTCAAATTCCCGTTAGGTCCCTGTTAGTGGCAGAGATGTTACTCTAGCTGCCTCCTGTTAGAAACATCCTATGCCTTACAAAAACATCCTGTTGGAAACATCCTGTACCACTCTCAGAAGAAACCTGAGAGTGGGAGCCTCAGCAGGGCTACAGGGGGCAGCTTCAATCTTCGTTGTACCTGATTAAAGCTGCAGGGGTACGATTAAGTGGAAGGTGCCGTGtttaatctttgttttctgcacATTTGTTCCCAGTGCTTGCAGGAGGGGGGCCAGGGAAGGGCAGGAACCGGTGCTGTTGTAACTAAGACATTACCCAGTGCCAGGTGAGACAAAGCGATGGCGATGCTGAGGGGTGACAGGATCACATTGGTTCTGTGGGACTCCAGCTGGACCTCTTTCATGAGATCAATGCTGAATCTCATCAAGCCATCTGCTAGCTTctggctcttcttccaaggcaCCTCACAGTTTTTATCTTCAGCCTCTCCCTCCTTTTCAGAAGAGGCATTTTCCCCAGATGGTTGCTGTTCATGACAGCCCACGGCCCCAGCTATGGCTTCATCTTCTGAGTTTCCCTCATTCCTCATGCCTGGCGGGGTGGTGGTGAAAGGTAACATGGGTCCATCAATCTCCTGGAAGTTGTCGTAGGTAGAGTCTGCCAGGTCTGCATTCGGCAGGGTTGGGATGGCTCCCAGCGGAGCAGACTCTACAGCCCCACCACTTTTCACATCCTGGGGAGAAACAAGAAGGATAGTGCTGGGAAAAGAGAGCGATACCATCCCTCATGGGCTTTACTGCACACCTAAATGGGTTGAGAAAACTCTCCAGCTTCTCTACTCTGGCTGTGTATtcactttgtttttctgctttttcaaggCTTCTAACCTTGAGGTTACAAGCACCTCCATGAGTTTGGAAAACAGAACATATTCTATCTTGGGAAACTGGACTGAGTGAGGGTCTTGCAGTggttcctcctgctcccagggCCTGTCTGAGACACAGGAGCCCAACAGGCATGCTTTGAGGGCAGGAACCACCACTTTGGCTGTGCCTTCACTGTTTATAGATCCATCATCTTCAGCCTGgattccaccacctcctcccacACATTTTAGGACCTGACTCGCGCATCGGTCAGCACCATCTACTGTCACAGCCTGGATCCCTCTTGGCTCCAATCCTCCTCCAGGCATCTGTTTCTTCTTGACTTTTCTGTTCTATTCCATCCCTTCCTATCCCTTTTCTCTCcaaattcctccttttccagttttctgagCTTTAGCCTATAGCACTGCTGCTACTATCCTTGCATTTGCATGATCTTAAACACATGCTTTTTTCCTTGGATCTCTCTGTTCCCCTCAGCATCCAGACAGCAGGAATGCTGCGCTGTGGAGCCAGGCTCCATGGGTGGCATCGGCTACGGGTCTTTCTCCCCGTCACCCTCAGAACTGGTTGTTTTCCTCATCaatcagaaatgaaataatCCACCTGCCAGTCCCTGTACACCCCAGCTCCTGATGTTTACTGTGTGTGCTGCCAAGTTATTCAGGTCGGGGCTTTCAACACGAAGGAGCACAGCGTTGGCAGGAGCAGTGGGTGAGGCGGGGAGGGGAGCTTGCACAAAGATGGTCTTTCTCGTTGCGCTGGTGCTGCTAGATTGCATTGCCTGGGCTCGTCCTATCTTAAGATAAACTGGAAAACCATTGCGAATACCACCACTGCTTACCTTCAGCATCCCATCTTTGTCTGGGAAGAGGCGCTTTTGCTCAGTGGCGTGTGTGGAAGAAAACTGTATCGGggataaaaaacaaaccaacaaagaaaaacaaagtcagGTCCCAGAGGATTTCATCTCAGTTTCCAAAGTCGGTCTTTGCTTCCACTCCTAACACTTTCCCAAGGGGCAAGGTGAGAGGCTGGCACCAGCGTGGCGGTAGCAGTTCTCGTGTGGCCACGGCACGGGATGCAGACCCAGAAGCAGTGGGGTCCCTGCTGGGGAGGTGGGagtgagcaggagctgggagacaCTGCACatgctgggtttgtttagaAAGGGACCAGGTCAGAAGGGTAGGAAATAATGTATCCTCTATGGAGGGAGCAGTGCGGTTTTGCAAGCTCAGATCTGTTTGGGATTCAGATttaaaatgggaggaaaaaaaaaaaaagctattaaaCAACCTCCTGTTAACCCCTGGAGGTCACGGTCACCAAATGCAGCTGAAGCCAAGTTCCCAAAGGTTTTCCACATAAATCTATTTGAATAATGAGACTATCCACAGCTACATTAGAAACCTTGCTGCACTGGGGCACAGGCTGACCCCATAGCAGAGGAGCAGCGTCCTCCACTGATTCATCTTTCTGCCCAGAAGCATTAGGTGGTGTCTACCCCACGGTCTGGTGCAGGAGAGCCACCTCGTTCCCCTTGCCCTTTGCTGGCTGGGGAGAGAGAGCTGTGCTCCCACCACAGAGCTTCCCAACATCGCCAGAGCGAAGCAACTTACCCTCAGGTGACTGTGCAGAGCAGACAGGCAGAGCAGTGACAGACCCCAGAGGAACACCATGTTTCTGGAACAGAAGGaccagcagagagagaagtTATTTCCAGCTGCCTGGCAGCAGCGAGCTGAGCCTGTTCAGGTCTACAGGGAGAAAATTATCAACCTGGCCAAACAGGTTGGCGCAGGAGCTTGCAGAAAGCAAGAGGGAGATGAACAATGCTGCAAAGAAACAACACAGGACCCTGAATCCAATGCCAAGGCAGCGAAATCGGAGAGGAACAGACCCATGCCGGAGCAGAGCTGTAACCCAACAGGCTCCCACCCAATACTCTGTTGCTCAGATCCTGCTTTTCTGACCCCATCGCCCTCATTTCTCTGGATTGCAAATGGTATTTCCCTAATCAGTCCTGCACACATGGTGCctctggaagaaaacaagagCCTCTGCTCTTTACCCACGCAAACCACCTAGGGACAGGCACAGCATCCTCAGCTGTGCCCTCAGCTCCTGGGAGAAGGGGTACAAACCTGCCTCGGGGGCTGCAGGCACTCAGCAAGTGCTGTCTGGGAGGGACTTTACAGGTAGAAAATGAAGTAGCAGAGCAGTTTCTCAGCTATATGTCCTGGAACAGAGAGTCCTCCCCTTCCCAGCACTCACCTTTCCTCTTTGCTGGCAAAGCCAGCCTCTCCACCCCCACATTCCGGTTCCCGTATGggacagcaggagcagggcttcCAGGGCCATCAGTAAACCTCTACCCCTTCCCTGGCCACTGTTTCACTTTTGCCATTCAAAGAGAAATAACTTTTCATCTTCTTAACACACAGCCTCCACGCCAAAGCCCAGTCCTCGGCTCAGCTGCCATACACGTAATTCTTGGGGCTGCTTTCCGCTTTCCAAGCAGTCCCTGCTTTGACCTGAAACTGCTGGGCTGCCACCTCAGTTGAAGAAGCAAAACTTGAGACCATTCCATGTCCCCTCCACCAAATCCTGCAGGCACATATAACCCCAAATGGCCCTTTTCTCCCACATTGTCCCCATCCTTTAACCCTCTGCCAAATTCATCCCCTTCTCCTGGAGAGAAACCCCTATTTACTGTCAAATCCCCATCCATTTCCCCTTACCTGCGGCTGTTAATGTCCCCGTTGGAGCTGGCACCCACTGTCACCCGGCTGAGAGCTCTCCGTGGGGCGAACACTGTCTCTTTTCCAGCCCACCCCTCCTACCTGCCGGCGCGACCTTCGGCACCACCTCCTGTTTGAGAATTTGCCCGATAAATATTGACCTACAGCATCCGGTTAAACATTTGTTTGGGGCAGAAGAGTGAATTTGCAGTGTGTTTGGAGATGGGGAGATGCTGTACCCATAAGACAACATTAACACTGAGTTTCCCAGCTCCGAAACTCCCATCAGCAGGCAAGGTCTGTTGTTCCCGGTAGTGGCTCTGCTTTCCACACACTCCCTGTGCTGGGAACATGCTCTTTTATTCATAACCTTTAGTGGAAATGTAGGGCTTGGGATTCATCACCACGGGGCTCGCTCTGGTTTTGGACTTCCCTTGGCAGAAAACCCCAGGCATTTTCTCCCTGTATTCCAGTGGCTTCTGCTGCAGCGAGCAGGAGGCACCGGTTTTAGCAGATGGCTGATGCTCAAGGCCCCGTGGCCTCATcctggagcaggaggcagcGATGCTCAGGCTGGGCTGAGCCAAGAGCAGCTGGTACCTCCCCCGGGCACAGCACGGAGGAGCTGGCCCCAGTGCCAGGCTCCACAGCACGCACCACTGTGacactgagagagctgggggtgttcagcc
This window harbors:
- the SERPINF2 gene encoding alpha-2-antiplasmin, with translation MVFLWGLSLLCLSALHSHLRFSSTHATEQKRLFPDKDGMLKDVKSGGAVESAPLGAIPTLPNADLADSTYDNFQEIDGPMLPFTTTPPGMRNEGNSEDEAIAGAVGCHEQQPSGENASSEKEGEAEDKNCEVPWKKSQKLADGLMRFSIDLMKEVQLESHRTNVILSPLSIAIALSHLALGAENQTEKRLLEVMHLESVPCLHHMLGTLRRRLTESTLSLASRLYLQKGFEVKEKFLEDSEKFYAAKPMTLSGISEDDLVAINKWVKEATHGQIPTFLQQLPASTVMLLLNAIHFHGFWRTKFNVSFTGPDVFHLDNEFVVPVEMMKAQKYPLSWFTLEPQDIQVAKFPFKTNTSFVVIAPNQHTWNTSRVLQNIPYKQLCRLFPREVPTAVKIPKIKLDYQLELNKVLSQMGLRELFTSPDLQKITDEPLFVSSIQHQSTLELKEDGVEASAATSVAISRSVSSFSLDRPFVFIIFDDETGIPLFIGCVQNPNPNAAPQRKEPRDSSESTDVNKHPMPK